The following proteins come from a genomic window of Irregularibacter muris:
- a CDS encoding P-II family nitrogen regulator, with the protein MMNTMDIINHELCVVIVNFGLGSKIVRTAEKFGVTGSTILLGRGTVENHILEFLALNDIRKEIVFMIIEESTVSKVLEGLNEKFAFRKPNHGIAFSIPVVNFLGSKKCQYDKNKESRGADNKMYDAIFTIVDRGKAENVIDAAVLAGSKGGTIINGRGSGIHEKSKLFSMVIEPEKEIIMVISEKEKTDHIVSSIREHLEIDRPGNGIMFILDINEAYGLI; encoded by the coding sequence ATGATGAATACTATGGATATAATCAATCATGAGCTATGTGTGGTAATCGTAAATTTTGGTCTAGGGAGTAAAATAGTAAGAACAGCAGAAAAATTTGGTGTGACAGGAAGTACCATTTTATTAGGTAGAGGTACAGTGGAAAATCATATATTAGAATTCCTAGCTCTAAATGATATTCGAAAAGAGATTGTCTTTATGATCATTGAAGAGTCTACGGTTTCTAAAGTATTGGAAGGACTTAATGAAAAGTTTGCCTTTAGAAAACCAAATCATGGAATTGCTTTTTCTATCCCTGTAGTAAATTTTCTCGGTTCTAAAAAATGCCAGTATGATAAAAATAAGGAAAGTAGAGGTGCGGATAATAAAATGTATGATGCTATTTTTACTATTGTAGATAGAGGAAAAGCTGAGAATGTAATAGATGCAGCAGTTCTTGCTGGTTCTAAAGGGGGCACGATCATCAATGGAAGAGGCTCAGGAATACATGAAAAAAGCAAATTATTTTCCATGGTAATCGAGCCTGAAAAGGAGATTATTATGGTCATATCTGAGAAGGAAAAAACTGATCATATTGTATCTTCCATTAGAGAGCATCTAGAAATTGATAGACCTGGTAATGGAATAATGTTTATCTTGGATATCAATGAGGCCTACGGATTAATATAA
- a CDS encoding DUF1538 domain-containing protein: protein MNVLMEKFKEVLLAVLPIMLIVLILHFTIAPMESNMVYRFLLGGLFIILGLSIFLLGADLGITPIGTHLGSSIVKSNKAWIVGVAGLILGFFISIAEPDLHILAGQVNTATAGLISKLTIVVVVSIGIALMLSTGLLRIIFNKPLNKLLSGIYFIIFILAIFASPEFLAISFDASGATTGAMATPFMLALGLGVSSLKAGKASEEDSFGLVGIASSGAILSVLAMSILSKSDKISDNLEQASLHSTSIIRHFIEQIPGVAWEVFLALLPLLLIFLFVHHLSIKLPKRNLYKIMKGLIYTFIGLVLFLVGVNAGFMEVGSIVGHSLASYDNKLIVVLVGFIIGLVVILAEPAVYVLTNQIESVTSGYIKRKVILFALSIGVGVSVALSIIRILIPQIQLWHYLLPGYIASLIMSYFVPSLFVGIAFDSGGVASGPMTATFILAFAQGVAQATEGANVLIDGFGIIAMVALTPLIALQVLGLIFKMKTVKGDL, encoded by the coding sequence TTGAACGTTCTTATGGAAAAATTTAAAGAAGTTTTGCTTGCAGTTCTTCCGATTATGCTTATTGTATTAATCCTTCATTTTACAATTGCTCCTATGGAAAGCAACATGGTATATCGATTCTTACTAGGGGGATTGTTTATTATCCTCGGACTCTCCATCTTTTTATTGGGTGCAGACTTGGGAATTACCCCCATTGGTACCCATCTAGGCTCTTCTATAGTAAAAAGCAATAAAGCTTGGATAGTCGGTGTTGCAGGTTTGATATTAGGATTTTTCATTTCTATTGCCGAACCTGATCTACACATTCTTGCAGGACAGGTAAATACAGCAACTGCCGGATTAATCAGCAAACTGACTATCGTGGTTGTGGTATCCATAGGGATTGCCCTCATGTTATCCACAGGATTATTGAGAATCATATTTAATAAACCCCTGAATAAGCTATTAAGTGGCATCTATTTTATTATTTTTATCCTGGCAATCTTTGCAAGTCCGGAATTTTTAGCCATATCCTTTGATGCCTCAGGCGCGACCACCGGTGCTATGGCTACCCCCTTTATGCTGGCTTTAGGATTAGGAGTGTCTTCTTTAAAGGCTGGAAAAGCCTCCGAGGAGGATAGTTTTGGATTGGTAGGTATAGCTTCTTCCGGTGCTATTTTATCTGTACTTGCCATGAGTATTTTATCCAAATCCGATAAAATATCAGATAATCTAGAACAAGCTAGCCTACATTCAACTTCTATTATTCGTCACTTTATAGAACAAATTCCTGGTGTAGCATGGGAAGTTTTCCTTGCATTGCTCCCCCTATTGCTTATCTTTTTGTTTGTTCATCATCTATCTATTAAATTACCAAAGAGAAATTTGTATAAAATAATGAAGGGTCTAATTTATACCTTTATTGGACTGGTCCTCTTTTTAGTAGGGGTGAACGCAGGTTTTATGGAAGTAGGCAGTATTGTAGGTCATAGTTTGGCTAGTTATGACAATAAGCTCATCGTAGTATTGGTTGGGTTTATTATTGGTTTAGTGGTCATATTAGCCGAACCCGCCGTATATGTATTAACAAATCAAATAGAAAGTGTAACCAGTGGATATATAAAAAGAAAGGTTATTTTATTTGCTTTATCCATTGGGGTTGGTGTTTCTGTAGCTTTGTCTATAATAAGAATCCTTATTCCTCAAATACAATTATGGCATTATTTACTTCCAGGATATATCGCTTCACTCATTATGTCTTATTTTGTGCCCTCATTATTTGTGGGTATAGCCTTTGACTCCGGGGGAGTGGCTTCCGGACCTATGACTGCCACCTTTATCTTAGCCTTTGCCCAGGGGGTTGCCCAAGCAACAGAAGGTGCAAATGTGTTAATCGACGGCTTTGGTATCATTGCTATGGTAGCCCTTACTCCACTAATAGCCTTGCAGGTTTTAGGTTTAATCTTTAAAATGAAAACTGTAAAAGGAGATTTATAA
- a CDS encoding chemotaxis protein CheX → MKAEYANSFYKATNDVFKLMFDMDPKRGKVAVVEDMVSSKDASVVLGVTGDLHGTILFSFPKDMTLEMIKIMSGMEINTLDSFASSALGEVANIIGGNALTILTENNYICDIAPPQIFVGEYKSFSMANEKALLLSLVTLIGEFDIHIFLKEK, encoded by the coding sequence ATGAAGGCAGAATATGCGAATTCCTTTTATAAGGCCACCAATGATGTATTTAAGTTGATGTTTGATATGGATCCCAAAAGAGGAAAGGTAGCAGTGGTAGAAGATATGGTAAGTAGTAAAGATGCCAGTGTAGTCCTTGGAGTGACGGGAGATTTACATGGGACAATTCTTTTTAGTTTTCCTAAGGATATGACCTTAGAGATGATTAAAATCATGTCCGGTATGGAAATAAATACCCTTGACAGTTTTGCCTCCTCTGCTTTAGGGGAAGTAGCCAATATTATTGGTGGAAATGCTTTAACCATTCTTACTGAGAATAATTACATCTGTGACATTGCACCGCCACAGATTTTTGTAGGAGAATATAAATCCTTTTCCATGGCCAATGAAAAAGCTCTATTATTGTCCTTGGTTACTCTTATTGGAGAATTTGATATTCATATATTTTTAAAGGAAAAGTAA
- a CDS encoding rhomboid family intramembrane serine protease has protein sequence MRWLQKLERKLSPYAIPNLMYYIIGITSAVYIVDYIFPVFLYQYLAFIPHLVMQGQIWRVITFIFIPPSASIFMIAFVMYFYYMIGTTLESEWGTVKFNLYYLFGIIGTIIAAFITGFGTSIYLNLSMFLAFAYLFPNVEILLFFILPVKIKWLAYLNWGYFIISLIFGSMGVRIATVMSLINFFLFFGKDFIDYLKHQKKYGSTRRNFKREMKKFRR, from the coding sequence ATGAGATGGTTACAAAAACTTGAAAGAAAACTTAGTCCTTATGCAATCCCCAATCTTATGTACTACATAATAGGAATAACCTCCGCTGTATATATTGTAGATTATATTTTCCCTGTATTCTTGTATCAGTATTTAGCTTTTATTCCACACTTGGTGATGCAGGGACAGATTTGGAGAGTAATTACCTTTATCTTTATCCCTCCTTCTGCCTCCATTTTCATGATTGCCTTTGTGATGTATTTTTATTACATGATAGGAACAACTTTAGAAAGTGAATGGGGTACTGTCAAATTTAATCTTTATTATTTATTTGGGATTATAGGTACAATTATTGCTGCATTTATCACAGGCTTTGGTACAAGTATTTATCTAAACTTATCCATGTTTTTAGCCTTTGCCTATCTATTCCCCAATGTGGAAATCTTATTATTTTTTATTCTCCCTGTAAAAATCAAATGGTTGGCCTATTTAAATTGGGGATATTTTATTATTAGTTTGATTTTTGGTAGCATGGGGGTCAGGATAGCTACGGTTATGTCTTTAATCAACTTCTTTCTTTTCTTTGGAAAGGATTTTATCGACTACTTAAAGCACCAAAAGAAGTATGGATCAACCAGAAGAAATTTCAAAAGAGAGATGAAAAAATTCAGAAGGTAA
- a CDS encoding trimeric intracellular cation channel family protein: MFLLDTFEIAGTVAFAISGALIGIRKELDIFGVIFLAITTAVGGGIFRDVFLGKTPPMAFVKPIYCLISILSALLTFIFHKKILKLKNIILIFDAIGLGAFTVIGSTTAMIGNMDKPFLVICMGLLTGIGGGILRDVFVKDIPLVFQREIYAIASVLGSTSLYYTYNNFKSISSLYMCFIITFAIRMIAVKYNLNLPVLKSGIHLEEHKACETEA; encoded by the coding sequence ATGTTTTTATTAGATACTTTTGAAATAGCAGGAACTGTAGCTTTTGCTATATCAGGGGCCCTTATTGGGATTAGAAAGGAATTGGATATATTTGGAGTAATTTTTTTGGCCATAACCACTGCTGTAGGTGGTGGGATATTTAGAGATGTATTTTTGGGGAAAACTCCTCCTATGGCTTTTGTTAAGCCTATATACTGTCTTATCAGTATACTTTCAGCTTTGCTTACCTTTATATTTCATAAAAAGATTCTTAAACTAAAAAATATTATATTGATATTTGATGCTATAGGATTAGGGGCCTTTACCGTCATTGGATCTACTACAGCTATGATAGGAAACATGGATAAACCTTTCCTTGTTATTTGTATGGGATTATTGACAGGGATAGGGGGTGGAATTTTAAGGGATGTTTTTGTTAAGGATATTCCTCTGGTATTTCAAAGGGAAATCTATGCCATAGCTTCTGTATTAGGATCTACCAGCTTATACTATACATACAACAACTTCAAAAGTATTTCTTCTTTATATATGTGCTTTATTATCACTTTTGCCATAAGAATGATTGCTGTTAAGTACAATTTAAATCTTCCTGTTTTAAAGTCTGGCATTCACCTAGAAGAGCATAAAGCTTGTGAAACAGAGGCATAA